A stretch of Caenorhabditis elegans chromosome IV DNA encodes these proteins:
- the H23L24.1 gene encoding Phosphatidylinositol-glycan biosynthesis class X protein (Confirmed by transcript evidence), which yields MIILKYIMIYLSIELISGTLGFQKIECANYSASVTVVPHIDGPTQLILDFRLLSEEQLCHSRRKIPKFHKLHISPASYVTTCEQCPQCYFTFPMQFELPISWSIDRLFVVTKSQPHHQSATDVPIHYVIVDKMPPIGSSLRNCRIHVPSMIPPISDNFQIKFLAGFFISAFGVMLLIRCFCIKTR from the exons atgatcattttaaaatatattatgaTTTATTTAAGCATTGAGCTTATATCAGGCACTCTAGGG tttcaaaaaatcgagtgTGCAAATTATTCTGCATCTGTAACAGTAGTCCCACATATTGATGGTCCAACTCAGTTGATTTTAGACTTTCGACTGCTATCCGAAGAGCAG cTTTGTCACAGTCGaagaaaaattccgaaatttcatAAACTTCATATTAGCCCCGCGAGCTATGTCACAACATGTGAACAGTGCCCACa gtgtTATTTCACATTTCCAATGCAATTTGAACTTCCGATATCTTGGTCCATAGATCGATTATTCGTTGTCACAAAGTCACAACCTCATCACCAATCAGCTACAGATGTTCCAATTCATTATGTGATTGTTGACAAAATGCCACCAATTGGTTCTTCTCTTCGAAACTGTAGAATACACGTTCCCAGCATGATTCCACCgatttccgacaattttcaaattaaatttcttgCTGGTTTCTTCATTTCAGCGTTTGGTGTTATGTTGTTGATCAGGTGTTTTTGTATCAAAACTAGATAA